The following nucleotide sequence is from Chitinivibrionales bacterium.
CCTGTTTACAACAATAGCAGATATTACCGGAGCAACATTTCCCTCCCATGCTGCCGAAGACAGTTGCACAATTTGGCCTGCCCTTCAGGGGAAACCATTACCGAATCGTAACCGATCCATTGTTCACCATTCAGGCAATGGCATGTTTTCTATCAGGCAGGGCAAATGGAAACTTGTTGATGGTCTTGGTTCAGGGGGATTTACCGAGCCTAAATTCGAAGAGCCTGAGCCGGATGGGCCTCGCGGGCAATTATATAACCTGGAGGAGGATCCCGAAGAAACCCTGAACGTGTGGAAAGAAGAAGAGGATATGGTAACTCAATTGTCTGCAGAGCTGGAACAAATCAAAAAGGCAGGCGCTATCAATAGGGGCATTGCCTGATTGGTAGATATGGCCTTCTGCATAAAACATGTCATCCAGAGAATACTCATTTGAGCATGATAAAAAAAGCGCAATTTTGTGGCCTGTTTCAAAAATAAAGGATATGAATCTTCATTGGAGGTCAGGAAGCTTTATGAGACGCTTCCCGATCCCGAAGCGGAAAGCATCAGCAAATATGGGTTATCGATGAATCCGGTGAAGATTACCTTTATCCTGAGAAATTTTTTGTTGCATTGTCCATTCCGGAAGAAACTCAAAAGGCTATAGCCCAGGCAGCTGAGCACTTTTTCACAAATAAATTATCTATCGAGCATTACGTAAATCGGCCGGACATCCCTGCCACTCAGTGATTGATGGGCGGTTTTATCTATGCAAGCGGCACACCAAAAACCGCAACTGCGCCGCTGCCGGCGTTATTGTTATCGACCGAAATGGCTCCTCCGTGCAACTCTGCGACCTCCCCCACAAAGCTCAATCCCAGCCCGGTGCTTTTTTTGTTGGTATCCAGCCGTTTCAGTGAATAGAACCGGTCGAAAATTTTTGTGCGGGCATAGTCGGGTATTCCCGGGCCGGAATCGGTTATTATGATTTGTGCTGTCGTATCATGCTTGTTTGCGGTAATACCGATTGCACCCTTGAAAGGGGAAAACTCGACCGCATTCTGGACAAGGTTGGCAAGTGCCTGACGAAGTAAAAAACGTTCGCCCCGTACGACAAGCTTTTCTGAAAGTTCCATTTGCAGCGATAATTGCTTTTTTTCTATCAATGGTCTGCTGTCGTTGACAACTTCTTTGGCAAGTGCGCCAATATCGACAAACTCGATATCGCGAAGCTCTTTTCTGTTTTCGAGTGCGGCCAGTTGCAGCATCCGGTCGACAATGTTTTGAATACGTATGGTTTCGGAGCGGATATTTTCGAGGAATTTTTTCCGCCGTTCAGGATCCATCTTTTCATCCATCAACTCCGCGGCTCCCTGAATCGCGGAAACCGGGCTTTTTATTTCATGCGTGAGAGTCTGGACATACTGTTCGACATATTTTTTGCCCTCAAGGGTATCCCTCATCTCCTCGAAAGCCTCACCCATGGTGTCGATTTCGCTTTTGCCGAGTATTATTTCCCCTTTTGACCGGGGCCTTCGTGCATTGCTTCCATCCTTTACCGCCCGGGCATAAGAGGTCAATCTGGCAATTGGTGTCGTTACCCAGATTGAAAGAAGATATCCGATTACTGCAACCCCGCATACAACCAGAAGTCCGGCGATCAGAATATCACGGCGGCCTTTCTGGACAAAGAAACTTACGCTGCCGATAGGTTTTGAGACGGTCAGCACACCGGCGAGCCTGTTTTGTATGAAAAGCGGTGATGCCACATAGAGAACCGTTGTTCTTTCATCACCAAGGGTCTGTGGGGTCGCACGGGCGCCATAATTGCCCTGTAAAGTTAGCCTGACATCATTCCACTGGGAAAAATCTGTGCCTTCAGCCTTACCATTATCGGAATCGTAAATGACGATTCCCGCGGTATCGGTAATATACACCCGAATATTCATCCGCGTTTTAAGGAGATCATAGATCTCGGCGGATATCTCCTGTTGTGATGCATTGTGCATTACCCGTTCGAGTTGATCGACATCCAGGGTGTCGCCATGGGCCTGAATGCTTACCATCGATGAAAGCAGGGTGCCGGTATCAACCAGCGATTCCTCCATAGATTTAAGGTAATGGGGACGAAGGTCTCTGAGTACCCAGTTGATCAGGTAGGCAAAGCCGAGGATCGCGACAGTAAGAAAACCGATCAGGATACGGGTACGGATTTTCATAATCCCTCTCTCAGCAGGTACCCGAATCCCCGGCGCGTTTCAATGGGGTCCAGAGCAGGATCGGATGCACGTAGCTTTGCCCTGATAGCCTTAATATGGGCATCCACGGTCCGTTCGGTGCTGAATCCGGGCTCATCCCAGGCCAGGTCCATAAGCTCACTGCGGGAATATACCCGTCCGGGGCTTTGAACAAGAATTTTCAGGATTTTGTATTCATACAGCGAAAGATTGAGCGGCTTTTGGGAAAAAGTAATCGTCTTGGTGGGTTCGTCAATAACAAAGAGCCTGTCGTCATTGTCAAAACATTCATCAGGGGGTTCGTTATTAATTGAAGGCATTGTCGTGGTTCGTCGAAGGATCGCTTTGATTCGGGCGGTAAGCTCCCGGGGGCTGAACGGCTTGACAACATAGTCGTCGGCGCCGATTTCCAGGCCCACGACCCGATCGATCTCTTCATTGCGGGCGGTTAAGAAAATTATTGGTATCGAGGATTCTTTTCGAATCTGTTTGCACAGCTCGAATCCGTTGAGGTCAGGAAGGCCGATGTCGAGTACGATCAGGTCAAACTGCTCGTGGGCCAGTTCATCCAGAGCTTTGTGTGCGGTATCAGCCCATACGGGGCTAAAGCCTTCGGTGGTCAGGGCATAGGTGATGTTGTCTGCAATAGCCGCTTCATCGTCGACCACCAGTATTTTCTGTTTTTGATCGGAATTCATGGATCCATCCCTATTTCGGGCGCAATTTTTTTACCGCCTCTGCATATTTTTCATCGCTGATTCTACTGTGTTCGGCCAGCCACCAGATGAGAAAATTGCGGAGTTTTAATGGGTTAAGTTTCCCTTTTTCAAAATCTTCAAGAAAGAGTACAAAGCGTTCGCCCGCTTGCTCGTGGTCGGCTTGATGTTCCGTGAATCCGGGAATTTTATACATCCTGATAAAATGCTCTTCGGAGGTGAAATGAAAAAGAAGATAGGCTTCGATTTCTTCAAGAAGGCGTTTTGTCCTTTCGTAATCCGTAACCGTGCCGGTAGTTTCGATTCTATCGAACAGCGAATAGAGATACCGGTGCTGCTCA
It contains:
- the creC gene encoding two-component system sensor histidine kinase CreC yields the protein MKIRTRILIGFLTVAILGFAYLINWVLRDLRPHYLKSMEESLVDTGTLLSSMVSIQAHGDTLDVDQLERVMHNASQQEISAEIYDLLKTRMNIRVYITDTAGIVIYDSDNGKAEGTDFSQWNDVRLTLQGNYGARATPQTLGDERTTVLYVASPLFIQNRLAGVLTVSKPIGSVSFFVQKGRRDILIAGLLVVCGVAVIGYLLSIWVTTPIARLTSYARAVKDGSNARRPRSKGEIILGKSEIDTMGEAFEEMRDTLEGKKYVEQYVQTLTHEIKSPVSAIQGAAELMDEKMDPERRKKFLENIRSETIRIQNIVDRMLQLAALENRKELRDIEFVDIGALAKEVVNDSRPLIEKKQLSLQMELSEKLVVRGERFLLRQALANLVQNAVEFSPFKGAIGITANKHDTTAQIIITDSGPGIPDYARTKIFDRFYSLKRLDTNKKSTGLGLSFVGEVAELHGGAISVDNNNAGSGAVAVFGVPLA
- the creB gene encoding two-component system response regulator CreB is translated as MNSDQKQKILVVDDEAAIADNITYALTTEGFSPVWADTAHKALDELAHEQFDLIVLDIGLPDLNGFELCKQIRKESSIPIIFLTARNEEIDRVVGLEIGADDYVVKPFSPRELTARIKAILRRTTTMPSINNEPPDECFDNDDRLFVIDEPTKTITFSQKPLNLSLYEYKILKILVQSPGRVYSRSELMDLAWDEPGFSTERTVDAHIKAIRAKLRASDPALDPIETRRGFGYLLREGL